A genome region from Anaerolineae bacterium includes the following:
- a CDS encoding ABC transporter permease: MLRLSHFTLLALRHSDKHSLQSLLLILGVALGVALIVGIDMANQSAHQAFVLSTGSVTNQATHQIVAGSGGLPTALYEDLRLELGLRDTAPVVTGRVRLKNARNAYLQLLGIDPAAELSIVNYLGEQDDGASLAALAHLLLTPDGVALAQSLCEQYQLALGDNLTVVINGQHKYVKLAAMLETNDEVSRRALAGLMISDISTAQVLLDKVGRIDYIDLKLPAKADTQPIVDRLPAKARLQPAELQTQAITQMVESLELSLSIASQLVLLAGMFLIYNTISFSVVQQRPVLGVLRCLGVTRREIFGLVLTEALVLGIAGSIIGLGLGILLGRTLVGVVAGTIGEFYRLTVQKSLWGSPLILYKGMVAGLVASLLAAFIPALEATTIPPHNVLQRSQQESRLQRLMPGLTGGGALLLAAGWSLLYYPGKSLLLGFTAIFTILAGFVLLTPLFTQLFMRLLHPLTRWSLGLIGRMGPRDILRALSRTSIAIAALMLVISIIVAVGLVIDSFRDSITVWLENTIRADIYIMSMDRNALDPYLVEELAAMPGVVQVSPIWEATVVSPDYGLVTVRAVDPLPDEDKMPVLWSLGDYRANAAALAAGDVVVTEAFARYHHLPLDQPSVLTLNTGDGPHPFRVIGIIYDYQSPGAGHILMRPHVYQNYWQDAHISIISLYLTPDLASQTEEVIYRLKQKLSERYALVMFSGHAIKTSIREGFERSFTVTSALRLLAVVVGFFGILSTLMSLQFERTRELGILRANGMSVSQLWGKTLLETGLMGLAAGLMSIPVGSIFSFILVQVVNQRVLGWVVQLRPHLTTFGLALTMSLAAALLAGIYPAFRLSRMKIAAAIREE, encoded by the coding sequence ATGCTCAGATTGTCTCATTTTACTTTATTGGCGCTGCGCCATAGCGACAAACACTCGCTGCAAAGCCTGCTGCTCATTTTGGGGGTGGCCCTGGGCGTGGCCCTGATTGTGGGCATTGATATGGCCAACCAAAGCGCCCACCAGGCGTTTGTCCTATCTACAGGTAGTGTTACCAACCAGGCTACGCATCAAATTGTGGCCGGGTCTGGAGGATTACCGACCGCGCTTTATGAAGACCTGCGGCTGGAACTGGGTCTTAGAGATACGGCGCCGGTAGTGACCGGGCGGGTGCGCTTAAAAAACGCGCGCAATGCCTACCTGCAATTGTTGGGCATTGACCCGGCGGCCGAACTATCTATTGTGAATTATCTGGGGGAGCAGGATGATGGGGCTTCGCTGGCTGCCCTGGCTCATCTGCTGCTAACGCCTGATGGGGTGGCCCTGGCCCAATCGTTATGCGAGCAATATCAATTGGCCCTGGGTGATAACTTGACCGTGGTGATCAATGGCCAACACAAATATGTTAAGCTGGCGGCCATGCTGGAAACCAATGATGAGGTCAGCCGCCGGGCCTTAGCAGGCCTTATGATCAGCGATATCAGCACTGCCCAGGTGTTATTAGACAAAGTTGGCCGCATTGATTATATTGACCTGAAGCTTCCGGCCAAGGCAGACACGCAGCCCATTGTTGACCGCTTGCCGGCCAAAGCCCGCCTCCAGCCGGCCGAGTTACAGACCCAGGCCATCACCCAAATGGTAGAGTCCCTTGAGCTAAGTTTATCTATTGCCAGCCAATTGGTTCTGCTGGCCGGGATGTTTTTGATTTATAACACCATCAGTTTTTCGGTGGTGCAGCAGCGGCCGGTGTTAGGGGTTTTACGCTGCCTGGGCGTCACCCGGCGTGAAATTTTTGGCCTGGTGCTAACCGAGGCCCTGGTATTGGGAATAGCGGGCAGCATTATTGGGCTGGGCCTGGGCATTTTATTAGGGCGGACACTGGTGGGGGTGGTCGCCGGAACCATTGGCGAATTTTACCGCTTGACCGTGCAGAAAAGTTTATGGGGGTCGCCCTTAATCCTTTACAAAGGTATGGTGGCCGGTCTGGTGGCCAGTTTGTTGGCTGCTTTTATACCGGCCCTGGAGGCCACCACCATCCCCCCGCACAATGTTTTACAGCGCTCTCAGCAAGAGAGCCGGCTGCAAAGGCTCATGCCGGGCTTGACCGGAGGGGGGGCGTTGCTGCTGGCTGCCGGTTGGAGTTTATTATATTATCCCGGTAAATCATTGCTTCTGGGTTTTACGGCCATTTTTACCATTCTGGCCGGGTTTGTTCTTTTAACCCCCCTCTTTACCCAACTGTTCATGCGGCTGTTGCATCCCCTTACCCGTTGGAGTTTGGGCCTTATTGGCCGGATGGGGCCGCGTGATATTCTTCGGGCCTTGAGCCGCACCTCTATTGCCATTGCGGCCTTGATGCTGGTCATTTCCATCATTGTGGCCGTTGGCCTGGTGATTGACTCCTTTAGAGACTCCATTACGGTTTGGTTGGAGAATACCATCCGGGCCGACATCTACATTATGTCTATGGATCGCAATGCGCTTGATCCGTATTTGGTTGAAGAACTGGCCGCCATGCCGGGCGTGGTTCAGGTATCGCCGATCTGGGAAGCGACCGTAGTTTCGCCTGATTACGGTTTGGTCACTGTTCGCGCGGTTGATCCCCTGCCGGATGAAGATAAAATGCCCGTACTCTGGTCATTGGGCGATTACCGGGCCAATGCCGCCGCCCTGGCCGCGGGGGATGTGGTAGTGACGGAAGCTTTTGCCCGTTATCATCACTTACCGCTTGACCAACCTTCTGTACTCACGCTCAATACCGGGGATGGGCCGCATCCCTTCAGGGTTATCGGCATTATTTATGATTACCAGTCGCCGGGGGCGGGTCATATTTTGATGCGCCCTCACGTTTACCAAAACTACTGGCAAGATGCGCACATCTCCATCATCAGCCTTTATTTAACGCCTGATCTGGCCTCACAAACTGAGGAAGTTATTTATCGCTTGAAACAAAAACTATCAGAGCGGTATGCCCTGGTGATGTTCTCCGGCCACGCTATAAAAACGTCTATTCGTGAGGGCTTTGAACGTAGCTTTACCGTCACCTCTGCCCTCCGCCTGTTGGCGGTGGTGGTGGGCTTTTTTGGTATTTTAAGCACGCTGATGTCGTTGCAATTTGAACGGACGCGCGAATTAGGCATCCTGCGGGCTAACGGGATGAGTGTTTCCCAATTGTGGGGTAAAACTCTGCTGGAAACCGGACTGATGGGCCTGGCTGCCGGTCTGATGTCCATTCCGGTAGGCTCAATTTTCTCTTTCATCTTGGTACAGGTGGTCAACCAGCGTGTTTTGGGCTGGGTGGTTCAATTACGCCCCCACCTAACCACCTTTGGGCTGGCCCTGACCATGTCGTTGGCGGCGGCTCTGCTGGCCGGCATTTATCCTGCTTTCAGATTGAGTCGGATGAAAATTGCCGCCGCAATCAGAGAGGAGTAA
- a CDS encoding CHAT domain-containing protein, which yields MRNDDYYNCTFDLQLAWDNNRVSVQYQSEPISGRLYVPPVFKLHDDIPIEDIIKFGKHIATLLLPGRIRGIFKKKYRANKKVRLRLIYPEGEKQLMEIPWEYAYLPLDALRDPHKNLLGLNQDISIVHQLTNKGSACARVNAPIVKMKYLSWLKKDDKADEQKIFEKFKNELHKLETIIECEEDKKGSTFLPATFAKIKDALENDHVLHLTCHGGSNALYIKGATLNSNELTPSSIRAVILFSCNSAAGHSDSTGVQLHLKGVPVVVGFTYMIQPGDAAEFAAGFYQALANQPGDGLEKAVVAGRNTLFQSKRDCRYAGFGLPRLFLNSPDSILIPEERLFGTDHDMLDSFDELIREKGSCTNLHPDTKKWQNELDAWVRQTPDAPKRNWFLMTGPAGSGKSTQVAKLIKKLETQNDSKTPPLIYHFCQAEASSTNDPLAFVRYSLVRQLIKHYGEAYKQRLPEGRFPLLVGNVKHAIREFFVQPLRELADEDVEAFEPPVIIIDGVDLVGPNYDVLDMLLDHRGDLDDVARFLITADTDDDIPEEVRENILWLTNHHQDGKPDLPIAKQDDPLILFSKMKERLTLQGSSTFNMPPLPDKIKNWSELYNLFDSVVKAIQKKHGKLATRLLDLVTVSYEPLSVEDVAILASFDDRLKPEQIKEELSDVRQDIQPFFKPYKDYKNKLILYHGRLKIYRLRKMNPWNNNSVALTHELFVKAFQPQAGDWTGMADWWDLTKTPWQQLTTPNPDQAKAMSRYVRRYLANHAYYSYSATVWRSSKKRPERAETFLSLICDPQFRKARYDEVGWKTSLQDLWNGLRVIYTEHIHNLSSEGYNKPTRIAFDRLMAANEPGTDCHGELIELEKKLRRGEKEVGSLWEFLDIPPKL from the coding sequence ATGAGGAATGATGATTACTACAACTGTACGTTTGATTTGCAGTTGGCGTGGGATAACAACAGAGTGTCGGTACAGTATCAGTCCGAGCCTATTTCTGGGAGGTTGTATGTTCCTCCTGTGTTTAAATTACATGATGACATACCCATAGAAGACATCATCAAATTTGGCAAACACATTGCCACATTACTTTTGCCGGGGCGTATTCGCGGTATATTTAAGAAAAAATATAGAGCCAATAAAAAAGTTCGCCTGCGCCTCATATACCCTGAGGGTGAAAAGCAACTTATGGAAATCCCTTGGGAGTACGCTTACTTACCCCTTGATGCCCTAAGAGATCCTCATAAGAATCTATTAGGGCTTAATCAAGATATTTCAATTGTGCATCAATTAACCAATAAGGGGTCAGCCTGCGCGCGGGTCAATGCGCCAATAGTTAAAATGAAATATCTTTCTTGGTTAAAAAAAGATGACAAAGCTGATGAACAAAAAATATTTGAAAAATTTAAAAATGAATTACACAAGCTAGAAACAATTATTGAGTGTGAAGAAGATAAGAAAGGCTCAACATTTTTACCCGCTACATTCGCCAAAATAAAGGACGCCTTAGAAAACGACCATGTGCTGCATCTAACTTGTCATGGCGGCAGTAATGCCCTTTATATCAAAGGTGCGACATTGAACTCAAATGAGTTAACCCCTTCATCAATACGAGCTGTTATTTTGTTTAGCTGTAACTCCGCCGCGGGACATTCAGATAGTACTGGCGTTCAACTTCACCTGAAGGGTGTGCCGGTGGTAGTTGGATTTACATATATGATTCAACCCGGGGATGCTGCCGAGTTTGCCGCCGGTTTTTATCAGGCTCTGGCCAATCAACCCGGTGATGGCCTGGAAAAAGCAGTGGTTGCGGGACGAAACACGCTATTTCAATCCAAACGTGATTGTCGGTACGCAGGCTTTGGTCTGCCGCGCCTTTTTCTAAATAGCCCTGATAGCATCCTGATCCCTGAAGAGCGGTTATTTGGCACTGACCACGATATGTTAGATAGTTTTGATGAACTCATAAGAGAGAAAGGAAGTTGCACAAATCTTCACCCGGATACTAAAAAGTGGCAAAACGAATTAGATGCCTGGGTAAGACAAACCCCTGATGCCCCTAAACGAAACTGGTTCTTAATGACCGGCCCGGCCGGCAGCGGCAAAAGCACTCAAGTTGCAAAACTGATAAAGAAACTTGAAACGCAAAATGACTCTAAAACCCCGCCCCTGATTTACCATTTTTGCCAGGCCGAAGCCTCTAGCACTAACGACCCTTTGGCCTTTGTGCGATATTCCCTGGTGCGTCAATTGATTAAACATTATGGTGAAGCCTACAAGCAGCGCCTTCCTGAAGGAAGATTTCCCCTTTTGGTGGGGAATGTAAAACATGCCATACGGGAGTTTTTTGTTCAACCGTTAAGAGAACTTGCTGATGAAGATGTTGAAGCTTTTGAGCCGCCGGTGATTATCATAGACGGAGTTGATTTGGTTGGCCCCAATTATGATGTTTTAGATATGCTACTCGATCATCGCGGTGACCTGGATGATGTGGCGCGTTTCTTAATTACGGCTGATACAGACGATGATATACCAGAAGAAGTTAGGGAAAATATTCTTTGGCTAACCAATCACCATCAGGATGGCAAACCTGATTTACCCATCGCAAAGCAGGATGACCCCTTAATCTTGTTTAGCAAAATGAAGGAAAGACTCACTCTCCAGGGTAGTTCTACCTTCAACATGCCCCCACTCCCGGATAAAATTAAAAACTGGTCAGAATTGTATAACCTTTTTGACAGCGTGGTTAAGGCCATACAAAAAAAGCATGGCAAGCTGGCTACCCGGCTGTTAGACTTGGTAACAGTGTCTTATGAACCACTCTCTGTCGAAGATGTGGCTATTCTGGCCAGCTTTGACGATAGGCTTAAGCCTGAGCAAATCAAAGAAGAATTATCAGATGTGCGGCAAGATATCCAACCATTCTTTAAACCGTATAAGGATTATAAAAACAAACTTATTTTGTACCATGGTAGGCTTAAGATATATCGTCTGCGCAAGATGAATCCGTGGAATAATAATAGCGTTGCTCTTACGCATGAACTCTTTGTAAAAGCATTTCAACCACAAGCAGGTGATTGGACCGGCATGGCCGATTGGTGGGACTTAACTAAGACGCCCTGGCAGCAATTAACTACCCCCAATCCTGACCAAGCCAAGGCGATGTCCAGATACGTTAGGCGTTACCTTGCCAATCACGCCTACTACAGCTACAGCGCAACCGTCTGGCGTTCATCCAAAAAACGACCGGAACGGGCTGAAACATTTCTGAGCCTGATCTGTGATCCGCAGTTCCGAAAAGCTCGTTATGATGAAGTTGGTTGGAAAACTTCTCTTCAAGACCTGTGGAATGGCCTGCGGGTCATCTACACCGAACACATCCATAATCTATCGTCAGAGGGATATAATAAGCCAACTCGAATAGCTTTTGATCGGCTCATGGCGGCCAATGAACCCGGTACAGATTGCCATGGAGAACTCATTGAGCTTGAAAAGAAATTGAGACGGGGTGAAAAAGAGGTGGGTAGTCTTTGGGAGTTTCTAGATATTCCTCCCAAATTGTGA